The following coding sequences lie in one Mycteria americana isolate JAX WOST 10 ecotype Jacksonville Zoo and Gardens chromosome 15, USCA_MyAme_1.0, whole genome shotgun sequence genomic window:
- the ULK2 gene encoding serine/threonine-protein kinase ULK2, whose product MMEVVGDFEYSKKDLIGHGAFAVVFKGRHRKKTDWEVAIKSINKKNLSKSQILLGKEIKILKELQHENIVALYDVQEMPNSVFLVMEYCNGGDLADYLQAKGTLSEDTIRVFLQQIAAAMRILHSKGIIHRDLKPQNILLSYASRRKSSVSGIRIKIADFGFARYLHSNMMAATLCGSPMYMAPEVIMSQHYDAKADLWSIGTVIYQCLVGKPPFQANSPQDLRMFYEKNRNLIPSIPRETSAYLADLLLGLLQRNQKDRMDFEAFFNHPFLDQISTVKKSCPVPVPTYAGSVSGSSCGSSPSCRFASPPSLPDMQHIQEENLSSPPLGPPNYLQVSKDSASTSSKNSSCDTDDFVLVPHNISSDHSYDMPLGAAGRRASSEFLMCGGQSPLTISGSSGTVQKPSSASSRSTASGTANRHCQPSVSPRSETAPIPVPTQLRNYQRIEQNLSSTASPVSNPHGSPRAGVVRRSNTSPMGFMKMGSCSPVPADTAQGIGRRLSTGSSRPYSPSPLVGTIPEQLGHCCCGQLQGHDSRSRNFSGSPIPPSQSPQSLLMGARLQSAPTLTDIYQNKQKLRKQHSDPVCPSYAGYGYSHSPQPSRPGSLGTSPTKHMGSSPRSSDWLFKTPLPTIIGSPTKATAPFKIPKTQASSNLLALANRQGSVDTPLQPKDVTDPRDFTHFHSAQGGEKQAGEQHSKTTFGRSVSTGKLSDQQVKTTLGGQLYQGSTDSLNTERPMDTAPAGAYGIAMAPPSMGSGASSRAVMFTVGSPPSSATPPTCTHMVLRTRTTSVGSNSSGGSLCSTSGRVYMGSPPGIYMGSSPPGAEAAPSLKYMPYGTSPPSLEGFITFEAPELPEETLMEREHTDTLRHLNMMLTFTECVLDLTAVRGGNPDLCTSAVSLYQIQESIVVDQISQLSKEWGQVEQLVLYMKAAQLLASSLHLAKAQVKSGKLNPSTAVKQVVKSLNERYKFCIGMCKKLTEKLNRFFSDKQRFIDEINSVTAEKLIYSCAVEMVQSAALDEMFQQTEDITYRYHKAALLLEGLTKILQDPADIENVHKYKSSIERRLSALCYSTVAVYEQ is encoded by the exons GAAATGCCCAATTCTGTCTTTCTGGTAATGGAG TACTGCAATGGTGGGGATTTGGCAGATTACTTACAAG CTAAAGGAACTCTTAGTGAAGATACCATCCGAGTATTCCTCCAGCAGATTGCAGCAGCTATGCGTATTCTGCACAGTAAAGGAATCATTCATAGGGATCTTAAACCACAGAATATTTTGTTGTCTTATGCCAGTCGTAGGAAGTCAAGTGTCAGTGGCATACGCATCAAAATAG CTGACTTTGGTTTTGCTCGTTATCTGCATAGCAACATGATGGCTGCAACTCTGTGTGGTTCCCCTATGTATATG GCCCCTGAAGTGATTATGTCTCAGCACTATGATGCTAAAGCAGACCTGTGGAGCATAGGAACTGTGATTTATCAGTGTCTTGTTGGAAAACCACCTTTTCAG GCCAATAGTCCTCAAGATTTGAGAATGTTTTATGAAAAGAACAGGAATTTGATTCCTAG TATTCCTAGGGAAACATCAGCTTATCTGGCTGACCTGCTGCTGGGTTTGCTTCAGAGAAACCAAAAAGATAGAATGGACTTTG AAGCATTTTTCAACCACCCTTTCCTGGATCAGATTTCAACAGTCAAAAAGT CTTGTCCTGTACCAGTGCCCACATATGCAGGCTCAGTCTCTGGCAGTTCCTGTGGTAGCTCTCCTTCATGCCGTTTTGCTTCTCCTCCA TCTCTGCCAGACATGCAGCatattcaagaagaaaatttgtCTTCCCCTCCATTGGGTCCTCCTAACTACCTTCAAGTTTCTAAAGACTCTGCCAGTACCAGTAGCAAGAACTCCTCTTGTGACACAGATGACTTTGTTCTTGTCCCACACAACATCTCTTCAGACCACTCAT ATGATATGCCATTGGGAGCAGCTGGCAGGCGGGCTTCAAGCGAGTTCTTGATGTGTGGAGG GCAGTCGCCATTAACTATTTCTGGAAGCTCAGGAACTGTACAGAAACCATCCTCAGCCTCTTCTCGAAGTACTGCTTCTGGTACAGCTAACAG GCATTGTCAGCCTTCGGTATCCCCCCGCAGCGAAACGGCACCTATCCCAGTTCCCACTCAGCTACGGAATTACCAGCGCATAGAACAGAACCTCTCCTCTACTGCCAGCCCCGTGTCAAACCCCCACGGATCACCAAG AGCTGGAGTTGTGAGACGCTCAAACACTAGCCCAATGGGCTTCATGAAGATGGGCTCCTGTTCTCCAGTACCAGCTGACACTGCGCAGGGCATTGGGCGCAGGTTATCCACAGGATCTTCTAGACCGTATTCTCCTTCACCACTAG TTGGAACCATACCTGAGCAGCTTGGGCACTGTTGTTGCGGACAACTTCAAGGACATGACTCAAGGAGTAGAAACTTCTCAG GTTCTCCGATACCACCATCTCAGTCTCCACAGTCACTTTTGATGGGAGCAAGGTTGCAGAGTGCACCTACTCTCACAGATATTTACCAAAACAAGCAGAAGCTCAGAAAGCAGCATTCAGACCCAGTATGCCCATCCTATGCTGGGTATGGGTACAGTCATTCTCCACAACCAAGTAGGCCAGGTAGCTTGGGAACATCACCTACCAAACATATGGGATCGTCACCTCGGAGTTCAGACTGGCTGTTCAAAACTCCATTACCAACAATCATTGGCTCTCCTACTAAG GCGACAGCTCCTTTCAAAATACCTAAAACTCAAGCGTCCTCAAACTTGCTGGCCCTGGCTAATCGCCAGGGCTCGGTAGATACCCCGTTGCAGCCTAAAGATGTCACTGACCCAAGGGATTTCACGCACTTCCACTCGGCCCAAGGAGGTGAAAAGCAGGCAGGAGAACAGCACAGTAAAACTACATTCGGCAG ATCTGTTAGTACTGGGAAGCTGTCAGATCAACAGGTAAAGACTACCCTTGGTGGCCAGTTATATCAAGGCAGTACAGACAGCCTCAATACGGAGCGACCAATGGACACAG ctccagCAGGTGCCTATGGAATTGCAATGGCCCCTCCTTCCATGGGAAGCGGGGCAAGTTCTCGGGCTGTCATGTTTACTGTTGGGTCCCCTCCAAGCAGCGCCACCCCTCCTACCTGCACCCATATGGTCCTCAGAACAAGAACCACCTCCG ttGGATCAAACAGTTCTGGAGGGTCTCTCTGCTCTACTAGTGGCCGTGTATATATGGGCTCTCCTCCTGGTATTTATATGGGTTCTTCTCCTCCGGGAGCCGAGGCAGCTCCGAGTCTGAAGTACATGCCTTATGGTACTTCGCCTCCCAGCTTAGAGGGCTTTATCACTTTTGAAGCTCCCGAATTGCCTGAGGAAACTTTAATGGAg AGAGAACATACAGATACACTGCGTCATCTAAACATGATGCTGACATTTACAGAGTGTGTTCTGGATCTGACAGCAGTACGAGGAGGAAACCCAGACCTGTGTACTTCTGCAGTGTCGCTGTACCAAATCCAAGAGAGCATAGTTGTTGATCAGATCAGCCAGCTAAGCAAAGAATGGGG ACAAGTAGAGCAGCTGGTGTTGTATATGAAAGCTGCCCAGTTACTAGCATCTTCTCTGCATCTTGCCAAAGCACAGGTCAAATCGGGGAAACTGAACCCATCCACTGCTGTTAAGCAAG TTGTGAAAAGCCTCAATGAGAGATACAAATTCTGTATTGGCATGTGCAAGAAATTGACAGAAAAGCTGAATCGTTTCTTTTCTGACAAGCAGAGGTTCATTGATGAAATCAACAGTGTAACTGCAGAGAAACTCATCTACAGCTGTGCTGTAGAAATG GTTCAGTCGGCAGCTCTGGATGAGATGTTTCAGCAAACTGAAGATATTACATATCGATACCACaaagcagccttgctgctggAAGGACTGACTAAAATACTGCAAGACCCTGCAGATATAGAAAACGTACACAAGT ATAAATCTAGCATCGAGCGAAGGCTTTCCGCACTTTGCTATAGCACAGTGGCTGTATATGAGCAGTAA